DNA from Aggregatimonas sangjinii:
GTCGAAAAAAGACACTTCAATGTCAGCAAGGGTACCATTGGCGTTCATGCCACCAGTAAAAGGTTTTTCCGCTGCTTTTATGACATATTCGTTGGAGGCAAGGTCGGGTTGAAATGGGTAAGCATCTTCCAGCGCAACGACCAGATTGACGAGATTGAAGTTGACTTGGGTTTCTTCGGGTTGGTCAATGAACCGATTGACGGACGTATACTCAAGTGCTAGTCCTCCATACGCTTTGCTATTATTGGTTAGGAGTTCCAAATCGGAAATGGAAGCTGACTTCGCTTCCAACTGCGCATCAAAGGCTAGCTTGCGAAGCTGAAAACCGCTTTTTTCGGCAAATCCCAAGTGGTCGAGGGTCAGCTCCGTATATTCAGGCCGATATACTAATTCATTGGCCTGCAAAGTAACATTTGATAGGGCAAGGGCCTTGGGATTGAAGGTGCCCGAAACAGGTTCCGTATCGCCCATTCGGTAGGCGATGGCATTGTCTTGTAAATCGATGGCACGTACCTCGACTAAAAATTGGGGCCACTCGAAAGCAGTTTTGGTAACTAAGGTGGAATCGGTTGATTGTGCCTCTGGTTCGGCCATCACTACCGAAACATGGGAATTTTTTAGCTGTAGCAGGTCGATTTCAAAATCGTTTTTCGTCAAATCGGCCTTGGGCAGTTCCAGTAAAAAATCCGTTATATCGACTTCGGCACTGACCTTATCGGGTACTGAATTGTAATTTGCTTTTACGGCGGTGATTTTCAGGTCGTCAACGCTCAAATAAGGAAGTGTTGTCGCTGTGGTATCCTCCGAAACGAAGGGCTTTGTTTGGGTGTAGCCGATTTCGGAATCGGAAAGTTCGAACGCGTCCAACTCGAAACGCATCGTTTCCAGATCGATTTGGTCGGCCTCGAGATTTAGCCGCCCCAGGCGGACGTTGGCATCCATTCCTAAAAAGCTATCGGTATAGCGTAGCTTAACGTCGGAAAGGTCGATGGTACCGATGGAAATAGCCATAGGTTCGGACGCTTCGGTGGTGGTTGGGCTATCGGTCGTTGCGAAGGCATCGATCAAGAAATCGAAATTGAATTTTTCGGAACCCTCAGGGCGTTTAACGGTCGCGGTAACCTCTTTCCATTCCAGGTTTTTTAAGTTCAGGCTGTTTCCGAATAAAATAGGGGAGAGTGCCACATCGGCCTCGAGCGTTTTGGAATAGATAAGGGTATCGCCTTGGGTATCTTCCAAATACAATCCCTCAAGCTGCACCCCTCCGGCAAAGGTCACGAACAGGCGTTCGATTTCAACCTTCGTTCCCGTTTTTCCGGAAACATAGTCAACTGCCTTATCTACGATGATATCCTGCCCCCATGGACTGCGGATAAAAAGGATTACTGCTGCGAATAGCAATAGCAGCACGATACAAATCCGGCCAATGCGTCTTAAGGTTCTATGTTTTCTTTTCTTTTCCAACTGGTGGCGTATCCTTTCGGTAGGGCCAAAAGTAAAACGTTTCGCAAAGAACCCTTCACAATGTTGCGCTAATTGTTGACCCTATTGCAATTTTGGGGCCTTTTCAACGCTTACTGCCTGTCATTGCCAGGATTATCTGTTATATCATCGGATTCGGTAAGCGCATTAAACGTAAAATACGTGCATGGTATAGTGAAATTGACGTAGCCTATTATACTATTGAGGCCACGGTATCACGGGTTGGAAGGGCTTCTCTGTGGCCGTAGCTGCCATTGTGATGGAAAACACCCTTTTTTAGGCCCGGAAATAGTTGAGGTGTAATTTTGATAGGTTGGCAAAAAGTATTTCCTTTGCGGCAGCCAAAATGGGGGATTAGCCCGCCCGTACCAAATGGCACGTTCGGGCGGGCTCAGCTGGCTAGAGCGCTTGCCAGGCAGGCAAGAATCGAAACTGACATTTAAGATGTTTTTTGTCTACGTGATATTCAGTGATGATTTTAATAGGTTCTATGTTGGTATGTCGAAACATCCGCATGTTAGATTAAATCAACACAATAGCGGGAAGACAAAAAGCACGAAACCTTTTGTGCCTTGGAGAATAATTCATTTGGAGAATTATGAGTTAAGTGTTATGGCAAGAAAAAGAGAGAAATATCTAAAATCTGCCGGCGGTAGAAAATGGAGAAAAAATAATATTGACTTGGGGGATTAGCTCAGCTGGCTAGAGCGCTTGCCTGGCAGGCAAGAGGTCACCGGTTCGACTCCGGTATTCTCCACCAAAAACCACCTTGGAAAAGGTGGTTTTTTTGTTTTTGGTAGGTCACCGGTTCCCCTCGATGCTTCGGGGAGGTATTCTACACCAACAACCATCTTGGAAAAGGGTGGTTTTTTCAAATTTTTATAAGAGGTTATCCGGAACCTTAGCAGTCTCTAGGTATTCTTTAGAATACTATCCTTATTTTAAGATTGTTTTAATTTTATAAAGGACAGTATCTCTCTAGGAATATTATATTTTTACCAAAATAATACAGGACATGAATTTAAACGGAAAAGTCGCCTACATCACGGGAGGATCAAAAGGCATCGGGTTCGGTGTGGCCAAAAAATTGATCGAAGTTGGAATGCGTGTAGCGATTAGTGGGCGGAAGCTCAAAACGGTATCGCAGGCAGCCGAATATTTGGGCGATGCCAACCAAGTCCTAGCCTTGGAATCGGACGTGACGCAGCATAGAGACGAACAAAAGGCGGTTCGGGCCATCTTAGATAAATGGGGCCAGTTGGATGTGATTCTTGCCAATGCCGGGGTAGGTCATTTTGCTGCTATTGATGAAATGTCGGAGGAGCAGTGGCACAGTATGATCGATACCAATTTGAACGGGGTTTTCCATACGCTAAAGGCTTCCGTCGAGGCGTTAAAGAAATCGAAAGGATATTACATGACCTTGGCCAGTTTGGCAGGTACTAACTTCTTCGCTTCAGGGGCCGGTTACAATGCCACCAAATTCGGAGTGGTCGGTTTTACACAGGCCGCGATGTTGGACTTGCGCAAATACGATATCAAAGTTTCTACCATCATGCCGGGCTCCGTAGCCACACACTTTAATGGCAATGAACCGGACGAAAAAGATGCCTGGAAAATACAACCGGAAGATATTGGCGATTTGGTGCTAGACCTGCTGAAGATGCACCCCAGAACATTACCGAGCAAAGTTGAGGTAAGGCCTACGCGACCCGATAAAAAATAGTTACACTTCCTTTTCTTTGAAAGGCAATTGGGGATTGCAAATTTCCAGTATCAGCTTTTTGAGCTCGGCATTGAAATTGTGAAGCACTTCTTTGTCGATAAAGGTATCGTCTGTCTTCGTTTTTTCGGTGCGATCTTTTAGGGTAAATGGCAACAGCCCGGATTTTAAATTTTTAAACGAGATGATTCCCGCTTGTATATCGCCGGCCTTCGAACTATTGGAGTACATAAGGGCATAGCATAACAGTTGAAATGCTTTGCTGTAATCGTATTCAGCGGTAAGATTGTCCCAGTTCGTTAGTTTAACATCCTTTGCGATTACCTTCCCTGTTTTGTAATCGATAATCCTTACAATACCGTCTTTACTATCGATTCGATCCAATTTTCCTTTTAAGCGAATCGGATAATTGACCTCTGGAATGTCCAAGGTCGTACTCAATTTTTGTTCCAGGGCAATGATCTTTATCTCATGTTTCTTGCACGCTACGATTTCCATGTCCAAGAAATTCTCGATATACCGAACGACTACATTAAAGGCGATCAAGTTTTTTCCACGACTGATGTCCCCATCCAAATACGTTTTTTGAAATTCTTGTTTCACCGTCTCTTTCACCTTCGTTTTGGCGGCCTTCAACTTTACCTCCGACAAAATATCCCCGACGAAAGAGGTATACAATAGCTCTAGACTATCATGTACAATAGTACCAAAAGTATTGTGTGCGACGGTTTCCTCAACTTCTTGTACATTTTCGATACCCAATAGGTTTCTGGTGTAAAAATCGATGGGGTTTCTAATGTAATTGCTCAAAGAGGTTGGTGAAAGTCCTTTTTCGGCATGTTCCTGGACAAGGGTCATCAGGTGCTCATCCTTTTCGATTTCTTCCAGTTGTTTTACCGATGGTTCCAACTTCGGGGCCGCAACGATTTCCTTGATTTGGGAGCGTTTGTTCGGGTCGGTCAGCAATTGATGGATCAATCGGCTCTTTTCGCCGCCTTCGAGTATATCGGGTTCGGTATTATAAAGAAGGTAAACATTCTTGGCACGTTGTAGCAATCGATAAAAGTGATACGTATATACCGCGTCTTTCTCTATGTAGGTAGGGAGATTAAAGGCACGTTTTAAATCGAACGGGATAAATGAATTGTTCGATTTGCCCGAAGGTAGAATACCCTCATTGACCGAGGTAAGGATGACCGTTTCAAAATCGAGGTTCCTACTTTCTAACATCCCCATAATTTGAAGTCCCTCTAGGGGCTCTCCCTTAAAATCCAAGGTTTCCGAAGAAAGCAATTCCTTGAACAGGCCTAGCAATGACTTCATATCATTGACAAAACCGTGTTTTTCCAATAGTTCTTGAAGCTGGGTGAACAGCTGATGAAAGCGATAAAGATATTCTTTGGACAGGCTATCGTTAAGGGCATCGAATTTTTCCTTTAGCCGAGTGATGAGCACCGAACACCTTTTAACAAAATCAAGGGGAGTATGGTTTTCATCATAGAAAATCAGGTCTACCATCGCATGCTCGTTAGAAGCTTGAAACAACTTTCCGGCCTTTAGATAGGCCCAATTGTTTTTCTTTATTTTTTCGGTTAAATGGGTCGCGGTATTCCTTTCTTCATCGGAAAATAGAATCTGCACATACGGATTCGCCAAAAAGCCCAAAATAGGTTGGTAGAACCACCCTTGTGGGTCTTTATTAATGTAAAGCTCCATAAATTGGATAAATAGTGTGGCAAGATCGGTTTTATGCAACGGATAACCCATGGTTATATTTACATCCGAAAGTGTTTCGGGAATGGCGTTCAAAATAGGGTTGAGTAAGGTTTCATCGCCGAGTACAACCGCCGTTTTGGTTAGGGTGTTCTGTTCCGATAGGTGCAGTTCATTTAATAGGTGGCCCACATACTTGGCCTGTGAAACGTTTTTAGGCAGCCCGATGATCTCAATTTTTTTAGGCGTGGTATAAAAATTGCTCAGGCCGTTCAGCTTGTTGTTCTTAAAATAATCCCAAGTGCTCAGATGCTGGCGGATAAAGAGTCCGGCGTCGTGTATGGGATCGTTCAAAAAAGATTGGTCTATATCCCAATAAATTTCGGTATTCGTATGCGCTATAATGCGTTGTATTATTTTTTCCTCAGCCGTGTTCAAAGCATTAAAACCGATGAATATGTGGATTTTTTCACTGTGTTCATTCAAGTAGCAATCTACCTGTTCATACGCTTTGCGGTATACGAGACCTTGGTGTCCGATACCTTTTTGCAGTAGGCTGGTATTGAAATGATCGTAAAGTGTTCCTATGGTCGCCCAGAAGGCCACATAATCTTCCATCATCTGTGTTCGGGGTGCGTCGGGAGCCCACACGCCTATCTCTTGAATGGCGGATAGATTTGAGAACAGCTGTCGCACATCGATAAGATACCGATCGATTTCATTAAAATCCTGAAGTAGTGTCTGTCCCCATTTAGAGAAGGCATAGAAGTTGTCCTTTTCGCCTTTGGTCAGTTCCTCATAGGAGGTATAAAGTTCAAAAAGTTGTTCGGTATTCGTGGCGTAGGCTATTCCCGCAATCTGCTCGACAAAGCCCTCTATACTATATATTTCGGGAGCGAATGCGGTTCGTTGGGCGGATTTGGCGATAGCGTTGCGAACAAAAGTGCCGGCACGCTTGCTGGGGAGTACAAAAACCACGTTTTCTAAAGAGGGAAACGTTTCCCTTACTCGGCCTACAACTTCTTCCAAAAAACTCTGCATAGCCCAAAAATAGAAAAAGCCCTGACGTTATCGTCAGGGCTTTTCAAATTATTTAGTAGAACGAAGTCTTACTTCATCAAGTTGATTTCCGTTCTTCTGTTTTCTTTTCTACCAGCTCTTGTCTTGTTATCAGCGATAGGTCGCTCCTCACCGTAACCTACAGCGGTCAATTTGTCAGGATCGATACCTTCTTCGATCAAGAAATCCCTAACAGAGTTAGCTCTTTCTTCAGAAAGTTTCTGGTTCAATTTTTCGCTACCTACACTATCGGTATGTCCTTCAACAGAGAACTTAGCGTTAGGATACTCGTTCAATATTCTAATGATATCAACGAATACTTTTGTAGATGCAGGATTCAATGAAGATTTACCGGTATCGAACAAGATAGTTTTTGCATACTCGTTCAATTCTTTTTGTACTTCTTCAGTTACTTCAGGACAACCATTGTTCGCAACAGTACCAGCGACATCCGGGCACTCGTCGTCTTTGTCAAGAACGCTGTCACCATCTTTATCTGGCCATGGGCATCCTTTGTTTTCAGCAGGACCTGCTTCAGCAGGACACTCATCATCCTTATCAGCAACACCGTCGCCGTCGCCATCAGGACAACCAGCTAAGTTAGCCAAACCAGCTTCGGTAGGACAAGCATCATCTTTATCGGCAACACCGTCACCATCTTGATCTGGACAACCGTTCATCTCTTTAGAACCAGCTTCATTAGGACAGCTGTCTTTGCTATCTTCGATTCCGTCGCCATCAGCATCAGGACAACCGTTGAAAGCTTCAAGACCTGCAACCTCAGGACATGCATCGTCTTTGTCATAGATACCATCACCGTCAGTATCAGTACCACCGAACTTCACGGCCAAACCAGCTAAATGTTGCCAGTGCTTTACACCGTAATCTTCGAACGCATGCTTGTAACCTGATTGAAGGGTTAAACCGATATTTTCGGTAAACCAGATATTCAAACCGAACGCACCGTTCACGGTACCAGCTCCGATTTCGTCTACCCAAGTATAACCACCACCGACTTCCAAGAATGGATCTAGGGTTTTGTTTTGTAGGAAGTTGTACTTGATGGTACCATCGATAGCGTAATGTGAAAGATCATCAACACTTGTATCACCAAGCTTTTCTATTTTATTTAAAGAACCTCTAGCACCAACAGAGAAACCTGGTCCTACAGACCTAGATACCCCGATGTAAGAAACAGAGGGAAGGATATTCCAGTGATCGGTTGCATTGTACAACTGATTGGCGAAACCACCATCGTCTCCCGTAGGATAAGTGTCAATGGCATTCACACCGAAAGAAACCTGCCAAGGGTTATTCTCGTCTTGAGCTTGCATGCTTGTAACACCTACTAATAGTAGGGCAGCAATTACTAATTTGCTAAGATGTTTCATGTTCAAAATTTTAAGTTTAAGTGTTTATTAGCCGCAAATGTAGGTTGTTAATTATTATTAACAAAATCAATTGTTTATTTTTTTTAATGCATTTAAGGTGTTAAAAGGTGCATTTAAACGATATTTAAGGCTTGTCCAACTTCAATAAATGCCTTGATGGCCTTGTCTAAATGTTCTTTTTGATGTGCTGCGGACAATTGTACGCGAATTCTTGCTTTTCCTTTTGGAACTACCGGATAAAAGAAGCCGATAACATAAATGCCACGCTCTAAAAGCATATTCGCCATCTGCTGCGATAGCTTCGCATCGTACAGCATTACGGGAACGATGGCCGACTCCCCATTGATGATGTCGAAGCCTGCGTCGATCATTCCTTTTTTAAAGTATTCTGTATTTTCCTGTAGTTTATCCCTTAGCGAGGTATTGTCTTTCAACATTTCAAAAACCTTAATGGATGCCCCCACAATGGCAGGTGCCAAGGAGTTGGAAAACAAATAAGGTCTGGACCGTTGCCGAAGTATTTCTATAATTTCCTTTTTACCCGTAGTGTACCCTCCCATGGCACCGCCTAACGCTTTTCCTAAAGTACCGGTGATGATATCGATACGACCCATGGCATTTTTTTCTTCCAAAGTGCCCCTTCCTGTCTTGCCAATAAATCCTGTGGCGTGGCACTCGTCGATCAAGACCATGGCATCGTAGGTGTCGGCCAAATCGCAAATGGCATCAAGCGGGGCGAGTAGACCATCCATAGAAAAGACGCCATCGGTAACAATGATCTTAAAACGGGCACCATCTGCATTGGCCTGTTGTAGTTGTTTTTCCAAATCGGCCATATCGCTATTTGCATAACGATACCGTTTCGCTTTGCACAAACGTACCCCGTCGATAATAGAGGCGTGGTTGAGCGAGTCGGATATAATAGCATCCTCGGCATTGAGCAAGGGTTCAAAGACCCCACCATTGGCATCAAAAGCGGCGGCATATAATATGGTATCCTCGGTACCGTAGAATTCGGCGATTTTTTCCTCCAACTTTTTATGGATGTCCTGAGTGCCACAAATAAAGCGTACCGATGACATTCCGAACCCATGGGAGTCCAAGGTATCTTTAGCGGCTTGCACCACCTCGGGGTGCGAGGAAAGGCCCAAATAATTGTTCGCGCAGAAATTGATTACCTCTTTTCCGGTATCGAGTTTGATAACGGCGTCTTGGGCAGAAGTGATGATACGTTCGCTTTTGTAGAGACCCTCTTCCTTGATTTGGGCCAATTCGGCCTGTAGGTGTTCTTGTATTTTTCCGTACATAGTATATTGATTTAGAGACTTTTTTTGAAATCAGTTTTTTCCGGTTAAAAAGGTTCAACCTAGGAAAATCCTCATGCTCAAATTGAATATGGCAAAATTAGTTGAAATCTGCTCGCTTTTCAGGATATGTGGGTATAGATTTTTTTGATTCGGCTCGAAAATCCCGCTTTATCTTTCTCGCTATTTTCAGCAGGAACTTAATTCCTCATATTTATATGAATTCCGGTAAAATGACCGTATTGCTGTACACTATTATTTTCCGAGCTACAAGATAACCCATCTCTTCCAAGGCATCTGCGTATTCGTAAAGTTGCTGGTGATAGGTCGGGTCTCCTTTTCCGGTCTTGTAATCGATTACGGTTACTTCATTACCTTCGAACACCAATCTGTCCGGCCGTAAAAGCTTCCCTTTTTGCGTAATGATATCCTTTTCATTCTTTACGATAAGGCCTTCTTTGTAATATGGTTTCAGTTGAGGATGTGCAACAATCTTGTTGATAGTGTCCCGCACCTCCTGAAACGTTTCTGGGGGTATGTCGCCTCTTCTGGAAAAAAATGCCAAGGCTGCTTCAACGTCATCTTTGGTCTCTACATGGCTCAAAATAGTATGAATGAGATTTCCTTGGGCAATAGCGGTTTCCCGTTCCGTATCCCAAAGACTTCCCGCCGCGGCCAAAATGCTAAAACCGGGTCTGTTTTTAAAGGTATATTGAAAGGGCACCGATTTTGGAGCCCGCAAGGATGTTTCTTCCAGCCTGCTGAAGGTGCCAAAGCCATAGATTTCCTGGTTACCGTCCCAAAGCCCCTTCTCCTTCAGATAATGAATAAAGAGTCCTGAATAATGCGAAGCGTTGTGCGCCCCGTTTGATGCGATTTCCTTTTTCGAGATAATGAAGAGCGCTTTTTCGGCCCGGGTCAGTGCGACATACAAAAGATTGAAGGCATCCAATTCCATTTTCTGCTCTTCCTCGGTATAGCGCTCGGCTGCTATTGCGCCATATTGCAACACCTCCTTTTTTTCACTGATCAATAGGGTGCTAAAACCGTTGAAGTCTTCCGGGTCGACCGGAAGCCACATGTTCTTACGGAATCTCCTGTAAATATCCTCATTGGCATAGGGGAAAATAACAACGGGAAACTCCAGTCCCTTCGCCTTGTGAATGGTCATGATGCGCACGGCGTTCGAGGTGGCGGGAGCACTGAGCGAAAGTTTTTCTTTTTTCTTGTCCCAATATTCCAGGAATGTCTGTACTCCTGCACCATCTTTGTTCTCCACATCGAGAACAGTATCTAGCAAGGAAATCAAATACACATCGTTGTCGGGAGCAAGGTCGAATTGCTTGATCGCCAATTCCAGGCCATCATAAACAGATTGTTTGCGCATGAAGGACATATCCAAACCATAGGTGTTAGCTAAAAAGGTGTTCAACTGATTCAGATGTGCAGTAATCAGCTCATGACGCTTGTTTTTGCCCTTCGATAAAAAAGAAAGTATCTCGTAGCGTACGGCAGGATCGTTGGGCATGCTTTGATAACGCAGCAAAGCGATCAGAAAGCGTACTTTTTCACTACTATTGATCAACAAGCTTTCGGTAGAGATGACTTGCACTTTGTTCTGGGTGAGGAAATCGGCCAGCGCCACACCATGTTTATTGCTACGTACTAGAATACAGATATCGCCATAGGCCTTTCCTTTTGGATCAACTTTGTTTATGGTTTCCAAAACAGCATTTCCATACAAATCGTCTTTGTCATCGACATCATCTTCATCCAAAAAACGCATTTCGACATAACCGCCTTCCTTGGCATTTTGTAACTGCTTATTGCCTTCAACGAACAGTGCGTTGTATACCGGTTTGTTAAGGAACTGGCTTATATTCTGAAAAAAATCATTGTTGAATTTGATGATTTCGGCCTGGCTACGGTAATTTGTCTTGAGCATTTTAACAGCAGGTGCGATTACGAACGGATTGTCCTGCCCACTCGTTAGTTTTAAAAATTGCTCGGCCCGACCCCCCCGCCAGCGATAAATCGCCTGTTTGGTGTCGCCAACGAGGAAAAGGGACCCCGTGTGGCCATTTTCATCATATCCCGCCAACGCATTATCTATCAATGGTTGCAGGTTTTCCCACTGCATAACCGAGGTATCCTGAAACTCATCGATGAAATAATGGCGGTACTTTTCACCCAATCGCTCATAGATAAATGGCGCAGGCTGGTTCTTGATTTCCTTGGAAATGATGGTATTGAATTCCGAGATGGAGAGCT
Protein-coding regions in this window:
- a CDS encoding GIY-YIG nuclease family protein, which codes for MFFVYVIFSDDFNRFYVGMSKHPHVRLNQHNSGKTKSTKPFVPWRIIHLENYELSVMARKREKYLKSAGGRKWRKNNIDLGD
- a CDS encoding SDR family oxidoreductase, whose protein sequence is MNLNGKVAYITGGSKGIGFGVAKKLIEVGMRVAISGRKLKTVSQAAEYLGDANQVLALESDVTQHRDEQKAVRAILDKWGQLDVILANAGVGHFAAIDEMSEEQWHSMIDTNLNGVFHTLKASVEALKKSKGYYMTLASLAGTNFFASGAGYNATKFGVVGFTQAAMLDLRKYDIKVSTIMPGSVATHFNGNEPDEKDAWKIQPEDIGDLVLDLLKMHPRTLPSKVEVRPTRPDKK
- a CDS encoding PD-(D/E)XK nuclease family protein yields the protein MQSFLEEVVGRVRETFPSLENVVFVLPSKRAGTFVRNAIAKSAQRTAFAPEIYSIEGFVEQIAGIAYATNTEQLFELYTSYEELTKGEKDNFYAFSKWGQTLLQDFNEIDRYLIDVRQLFSNLSAIQEIGVWAPDAPRTQMMEDYVAFWATIGTLYDHFNTSLLQKGIGHQGLVYRKAYEQVDCYLNEHSEKIHIFIGFNALNTAEEKIIQRIIAHTNTEIYWDIDQSFLNDPIHDAGLFIRQHLSTWDYFKNNKLNGLSNFYTTPKKIEIIGLPKNVSQAKYVGHLLNELHLSEQNTLTKTAVVLGDETLLNPILNAIPETLSDVNITMGYPLHKTDLATLFIQFMELYINKDPQGWFYQPILGFLANPYVQILFSDEERNTATHLTEKIKKNNWAYLKAGKLFQASNEHAMVDLIFYDENHTPLDFVKRCSVLITRLKEKFDALNDSLSKEYLYRFHQLFTQLQELLEKHGFVNDMKSLLGLFKELLSSETLDFKGEPLEGLQIMGMLESRNLDFETVILTSVNEGILPSGKSNNSFIPFDLKRAFNLPTYIEKDAVYTYHFYRLLQRAKNVYLLYNTEPDILEGGEKSRLIHQLLTDPNKRSQIKEIVAAPKLEPSVKQLEEIEKDEHLMTLVQEHAEKGLSPTSLSNYIRNPIDFYTRNLLGIENVQEVEETVAHNTFGTIVHDSLELLYTSFVGDILSEVKLKAAKTKVKETVKQEFQKTYLDGDISRGKNLIAFNVVVRYIENFLDMEIVACKKHEIKIIALEQKLSTTLDIPEVNYPIRLKGKLDRIDSKDGIVRIIDYKTGKVIAKDVKLTNWDNLTAEYDYSKAFQLLCYALMYSNSSKAGDIQAGIISFKNLKSGLLPFTLKDRTEKTKTDDTFIDKEVLHNFNAELKKLILEICNPQLPFKEKEV
- a CDS encoding OmpA family protein; the protein is MKHLSKLVIAALLLVGVTSMQAQDENNPWQVSFGVNAIDTYPTGDDGGFANQLYNATDHWNILPSVSYIGVSRSVGPGFSVGARGSLNKIEKLGDTSVDDLSHYAIDGTIKYNFLQNKTLDPFLEVGGGYTWVDEIGAGTVNGAFGLNIWFTENIGLTLQSGYKHAFEDYGVKHWQHLAGLAVKFGGTDTDGDGIYDKDDACPEVAGLEAFNGCPDADGDGIEDSKDSCPNEAGSKEMNGCPDQDGDGVADKDDACPTEAGLANLAGCPDGDGDGVADKDDECPAEAGPAENKGCPWPDKDGDSVLDKDDECPDVAGTVANNGCPEVTEEVQKELNEYAKTILFDTGKSSLNPASTKVFVDIIRILNEYPNAKFSVEGHTDSVGSEKLNQKLSEERANSVRDFLIEEGIDPDKLTAVGYGEERPIADNKTRAGRKENRRTEINLMK
- the kbl gene encoding glycine C-acetyltransferase, which produces MYGKIQEHLQAELAQIKEEGLYKSERIITSAQDAVIKLDTGKEVINFCANNYLGLSSHPEVVQAAKDTLDSHGFGMSSVRFICGTQDIHKKLEEKIAEFYGTEDTILYAAAFDANGGVFEPLLNAEDAIISDSLNHASIIDGVRLCKAKRYRYANSDMADLEKQLQQANADGARFKIIVTDGVFSMDGLLAPLDAICDLADTYDAMVLIDECHATGFIGKTGRGTLEEKNAMGRIDIITGTLGKALGGAMGGYTTGKKEIIEILRQRSRPYLFSNSLAPAIVGASIKVFEMLKDNTSLRDKLQENTEYFKKGMIDAGFDIINGESAIVPVMLYDAKLSQQMANMLLERGIYVIGFFYPVVPKGKARIRVQLSAAHQKEHLDKAIKAFIEVGQALNIV
- a CDS encoding UvrD-helicase domain-containing protein: MNESPFKIYNASAGSGKTHTLTKEYLKIILTSKGGYRQILALTFTNKAVDEMKSRILESLFEFSNTDSVTHASPLFLDVQKELDLDTEVLRKRAGETLKDILHNYAFFDVSTLDKFTHRLIRTFAKDLKIPQNFEVVLDKDLLLNEAVSRLILKAGQDPLLTEVLLDFALEKIEDDKSWDIGLDLIGIGGLLFEENHKKQLEKYGSKSIADFLDLKKLLKTRIAGSEAKMKKASVSALELIKENNLEFSDFSSSYFPKFMLKISNGGFDIDFGAKWKQNFDDAPLYAKKCDESTKLVLDSLHQDFSILFGLIQNAFSEYSLLRNAYRSIVPLTVLNSIQQEIKTLQEERDQLSISEFNTIISKEIKNQPAPFIYERLGEKYRHYFIDEFQDTSVMQWENLQPLIDNALAGYDENGHTGSLFLVGDTKQAIYRWRGGRAEQFLKLTSGQDNPFVIAPAVKMLKTNYRSQAEIIKFNNDFFQNISQFLNKPVYNALFVEGNKQLQNAKEGGYVEMRFLDEDDVDDKDDLYGNAVLETINKVDPKGKAYGDICILVRSNKHGVALADFLTQNKVQVISTESLLINSSEKVRFLIALLRYQSMPNDPAVRYEILSFLSKGKNKRHELITAHLNQLNTFLANTYGLDMSFMRKQSVYDGLELAIKQFDLAPDNDVYLISLLDTVLDVENKDGAGVQTFLEYWDKKKEKLSLSAPATSNAVRIMTIHKAKGLEFPVVIFPYANEDIYRRFRKNMWLPVDPEDFNGFSTLLISEKKEVLQYGAIAAERYTEEEQKMELDAFNLLYVALTRAEKALFIISKKEIASNGAHNASHYSGLFIHYLKEKGLWDGNQEIYGFGTFSRLEETSLRAPKSVPFQYTFKNRPGFSILAAAGSLWDTERETAIAQGNLIHTILSHVETKDDVEAALAFFSRRGDIPPETFQEVRDTINKIVAHPQLKPYYKEGLIVKNEKDIITQKGKLLRPDRLVFEGNEVTVIDYKTGKGDPTYHQQLYEYADALEEMGYLVARKIIVYSNTVILPEFI